The following are from one region of the Heterodontus francisci isolate sHetFra1 chromosome 34, sHetFra1.hap1, whole genome shotgun sequence genome:
- the LOC137348863 gene encoding probable G-protein coupled receptor 139, whose amino-acid sequence MHVSPTDLVFAIYYPVLAAIGIPANLAVIVILSRGRCGLSGCITFYLVSMAVTDLLVMITAVILNRIAGIYFPFSFLSITPVCSLRIALNYAIVDCSVWLTVAFTFDRFMAICCQKLKIKYCTEKTAARVIGILSVVSCLKYTFLYFIYKPLYIINNIPWFCSIKSIFYTSPAWVAYHWIHHILTPCLPFILILLLNALTVRHILVASRGRRRLRAPSNGEKQSDPEMESRRKSIVLLFCISGSFILLYLPFLINFLYIRIANISYFSGSNFNESNFILQESGYMLQLLCSCVNPFIYAGTQSKFREELKNGVKYPLSLIVKLLK is encoded by the exons ATGCATGTATCACCAACAGACctggtgtttgccatttactatcctgtCCTTGCAGCTATCGGGATTCCAG ctaacttggcagtgattgtgatcctgtcccgaggaagatgcggtctctccGGATGTATCACCTTCTATCTGGTGTCGATGGCAGTAacggatctcctggtcatgatCACCGCTGTGATATTAAACCGAATTGCTGGCATTTATTTCCCTTTCAGTTTCCTGTCCATCACACCGGTATGCAGTCTCCGTATTGCCTTAAATTATGCGAtcgtagactgttctgtctggttaacagtcgctttcacctttgatcgatttatggccatttgctgccagaaactgaagataaaatactgcactgagaaaacggcAGCACGGGTTATAGGAATATTGTCAGTCGTGAGCTGTTTAAAATATACGTTCttgtattttatatataaacctttGTATATAATTAACAATATACCCTGGTTCTGCAGCATAAAATCAATATTCTATACGTCACCTGCATGGGTCGCATATCACTGGATTCACCACATTCTAACCCCCTGTCTCCCATTCAttttgattttactgctcaatgctctgaccgtcagacatatcctagtggccagtagaggccgcaggaGACTCCGAGCCCCCAGCaatggagagaaacagagtgacccagagatggagagccggagaaagtccattgttttactcttcTGCATCTCTGGTAGTTTTATCCTGTTATATTTGCCATTTCTTATAAATTTCCTTTATATCCGAATTGCGAACATTAGTTATTTTTCTGGTTCCAATTTCAATGAATCAAATTTTATTCTGCAGGAAAGCGGATATATGCTCCAGCTTTTGTGCTCCTGTGTCAAtccatttatttatgcagggacccagagtaaattcagagaggagttaaagaatggagtgaaatatccactgagtctAATTGTTAAATTGTTGAAATGA